A window of Clavibacter michiganensis contains these coding sequences:
- the glgP gene encoding alpha-glucan family phosphorylase: MKAIRRFTVRAVLPEELSALDELAGNLRWSWYEPTRRVFAHVSPELWEGTGHDPVALLGAVDQERLRELAADEGFVAWAEEQRADLRAYVREPRWYQQLEGDVPEAIGYFSPEFGIAAALPQYSGGLGILAGDHLKSASDLGVPLVGVGLFYRSGYFRQGISSDGWQQETYPVFDPDGLPLQVLRDADGAPVHVALELPADRTLHARIWQARVGRIPLLLLDTDVPENDDDLRGVTDRLYGGGGEHRLHQELLLGIGGVRAIAAHARVTGAPVPRVFHTNEGHAGFLGVERISTLMADGLDFDEALQVVRAGTVFTTHTPVPAGIDRFDVGLVRKHVTERLLPGVPPERVLGLGAEAHDGGSPDVFNMALMGLRLAQRANGVSQLHGEVSRGMFAGLWPGFDTDEVPITSVTNGVHAPTWTDPMLMSLARERLGTWDTTAADWSSPAVTDGDLWDVRGRMRRQLVEDARRRVVRAWREQNPGAVEPAWLEDVLDPEVLTIGFARRVPTYKRLTLMLHDRERLRRILTDPERPVQIVVAGKSHPADDEGKRLIQELVRFAAEPGIRGRLVFLPDYDIGMAQLLYPGTDVWLNNPLRPLEACGTSGMKAALNGALNLSILDGWWNEYFDGGNGWAIPSADRAHDGAERDAMEATALYDLIENRIAPRFYDRDADGVPVGWVHDIRHTLRTLSPELSADRMVRQYVERLYVPAGRAQAVVAADGSARARELAAWRGRVVAAWPSVQVAHVESEGVEHQAQVGDELRVRAWVALGGLGVGDVTVEVVHGRTGEGDVLTDVVRHALEPVGGSGGQQEYAGTVRLTAAGPFGYTVRVVPRHELLASSAEPGLVAVAS; the protein is encoded by the coding sequence CTCGGCGCGGTCGACCAGGAGCGGCTCCGGGAGCTCGCGGCCGACGAGGGCTTCGTCGCATGGGCCGAGGAGCAGCGGGCGGACCTCCGCGCGTACGTCCGCGAACCGCGCTGGTACCAGCAGCTGGAGGGCGACGTGCCCGAGGCGATCGGCTACTTCTCGCCCGAGTTCGGGATCGCGGCCGCGCTGCCGCAGTACTCGGGCGGCCTCGGGATCCTCGCGGGCGACCACCTGAAGAGCGCCTCCGACCTCGGCGTCCCGCTCGTGGGCGTCGGCCTCTTCTACCGCTCCGGCTACTTCCGCCAGGGGATCTCCTCCGACGGCTGGCAGCAGGAGACCTACCCCGTCTTCGACCCCGACGGACTGCCGCTCCAGGTCCTGCGCGACGCCGACGGCGCGCCCGTCCACGTCGCCCTCGAGCTGCCCGCCGACCGCACCCTGCACGCGCGGATCTGGCAGGCGCGCGTCGGCCGCATCCCGCTGCTCCTCCTCGACACCGACGTGCCCGAGAACGACGACGACCTCCGCGGCGTCACCGACCGGCTGTACGGCGGCGGCGGCGAGCACCGCCTGCACCAGGAGCTGCTGCTCGGCATCGGCGGCGTGCGCGCGATCGCCGCGCACGCCCGCGTCACGGGTGCGCCCGTCCCGCGCGTCTTCCACACCAACGAGGGCCACGCGGGCTTCCTCGGCGTCGAGCGGATCTCCACCCTCATGGCCGACGGCCTCGACTTCGACGAGGCGCTCCAGGTGGTGCGCGCGGGCACGGTCTTCACGACGCACACGCCCGTGCCCGCGGGCATCGACCGGTTCGACGTCGGGCTCGTCCGGAAGCACGTGACCGAGCGGCTGCTGCCGGGCGTCCCGCCGGAGCGCGTGCTCGGGCTCGGTGCCGAGGCCCACGACGGCGGATCGCCCGACGTCTTCAACATGGCGCTCATGGGCCTCCGCCTCGCGCAGCGCGCCAACGGCGTCTCGCAGCTGCACGGCGAGGTCAGCCGCGGCATGTTCGCCGGGCTCTGGCCGGGGTTCGACACCGACGAGGTGCCGATCACGAGCGTGACGAACGGCGTGCACGCGCCGACGTGGACGGATCCGATGCTCATGTCGCTCGCGCGCGAGCGCCTCGGCACGTGGGACACCACTGCGGCCGACTGGTCTTCGCCGGCCGTGACCGACGGCGACCTCTGGGACGTGCGCGGCCGGATGCGCCGCCAGCTCGTCGAGGACGCCCGCCGCCGCGTCGTGCGCGCCTGGCGCGAGCAGAACCCGGGCGCCGTCGAGCCGGCGTGGCTCGAGGACGTGCTCGACCCCGAGGTCCTCACGATCGGGTTCGCCCGGCGCGTGCCGACCTACAAGCGCCTCACGCTCATGCTCCACGACCGGGAGCGGCTCCGCCGGATCCTCACCGACCCGGAGCGGCCCGTGCAGATCGTGGTCGCGGGCAAGTCGCACCCGGCGGACGATGAGGGCAAGCGCCTCATCCAGGAGCTGGTGCGCTTCGCGGCCGAGCCCGGGATCCGCGGCCGCCTCGTCTTCCTGCCCGACTACGACATCGGCATGGCGCAGCTGCTCTACCCGGGCACCGACGTGTGGCTGAACAACCCGCTGCGCCCGCTCGAGGCGTGCGGCACGTCCGGCATGAAGGCGGCGCTCAACGGCGCGCTCAACCTGTCGATCCTCGACGGCTGGTGGAACGAGTACTTCGACGGCGGCAACGGCTGGGCGATCCCGTCGGCCGACCGCGCGCACGACGGCGCCGAGCGCGACGCGATGGAGGCGACCGCGCTGTACGACCTCATCGAGAACCGGATCGCCCCGCGCTTCTACGACCGCGACGCCGACGGCGTTCCCGTCGGCTGGGTGCACGACATCCGGCACACCCTGCGGACGCTGTCGCCCGAGCTCAGCGCCGACCGCATGGTGCGGCAGTACGTGGAGCGGCTGTACGTGCCCGCCGGGCGTGCGCAGGCCGTCGTCGCGGCGGACGGATCCGCCCGGGCGCGCGAGCTGGCGGCCTGGCGCGGCCGCGTCGTCGCCGCATGGCCGTCGGTGCAGGTGGCCCACGTCGAGTCGGAGGGCGTCGAGCACCAGGCGCAGGTCGGCGACGAGCTGCGCGTGCGCGCGTGGGTCGCGCTCGGCGGCCTCGGCGTCGGCGACGTGACGGTCGAGGTCGTTCACGGGCGCACGGGCGAGGGCGACGTGCTGACGGACGTGGTGCGGCACGCGCTCGAGCCCGTGGGCGGATCCGGCGGGCAGCAGGAGTACGCGGGCACCGTGCGGCTCACCGCCGCGGGGCCGTTCGGGTACACCGTGCGCGTCGTGCCGCGGCACGAGCTGCTGGCGTCGAGCGCGGAGCCCGGGCTGGTCGCGGTCGCCAGCTGA
- a CDS encoding SGNH/GDSL hydrolase family protein yields the protein MTDESPAPPAGRPTDRRRTLTRRALVAGGGLAAVAAVAGCTTTPRPAPPTGGTTATPTTDPGDPPAPAVTASGGPPIDPMTYAPDDALAGFYALREQVRERRLTIGVLGDSITEGQGATTLQHAYPAQLRDRLRGALPSGARGGLDYIASRHQITVPADQGFAFAGTPAAGGRHGWGRRVVMLTEASGPGTYTARMTSARVCWWAPGLDAAITVQVDEGEPETVRADVGGSLTWTSPAMDSAEHAITVAWAGGKPELEGAWLFDGDEDRGVHVIEGGNSGSQLWQLSEKARPDGVSTWIRSAPRFELDLWMPEHLINDVVVRTPEQVRSDAAVLIELIRTTSDAPILFPPPYERTTLPIRGTTWADYIGALRDAASADPLADVFEIGAYIPRMVGEGASDPYGWMGPDNHPNDRGYARFAEVLAAKLQATPA from the coding sequence ATGACCGACGAGTCCCCCGCCCCGCCCGCGGGCCGCCCCACCGATCGACGCCGCACGCTCACGCGGCGCGCGCTCGTCGCGGGCGGCGGACTCGCCGCGGTGGCCGCCGTCGCGGGCTGCACCACGACGCCCCGCCCGGCCCCGCCCACGGGCGGCACGACCGCCACCCCGACGACGGATCCCGGCGATCCGCCGGCACCCGCCGTCACCGCGTCCGGCGGCCCGCCGATCGACCCCATGACCTACGCCCCCGACGACGCGCTCGCGGGCTTCTACGCGCTCCGGGAGCAGGTGCGGGAACGCCGCCTGACCATCGGCGTGCTCGGCGACAGCATCACCGAGGGCCAGGGCGCCACCACGCTGCAGCACGCCTACCCCGCCCAGCTCCGCGACCGGCTGCGCGGCGCGCTCCCCTCGGGCGCGCGGGGTGGCCTCGACTACATCGCCTCCCGGCACCAGATCACGGTGCCGGCCGACCAGGGCTTCGCGTTCGCCGGGACGCCCGCCGCGGGCGGGCGGCACGGCTGGGGGCGGCGCGTGGTCATGCTCACCGAGGCGTCCGGTCCCGGCACGTACACCGCGCGCATGACCTCGGCGCGGGTCTGCTGGTGGGCGCCCGGCCTCGACGCCGCCATCACGGTGCAGGTCGACGAGGGCGAGCCCGAGACGGTGCGCGCCGACGTCGGCGGATCCCTCACCTGGACGAGCCCGGCCATGGACTCCGCCGAGCACGCGATCACGGTGGCGTGGGCAGGCGGCAAGCCCGAGCTCGAGGGCGCATGGCTGTTCGACGGCGACGAGGACCGCGGCGTCCACGTCATCGAGGGCGGCAACTCCGGGTCGCAGCTCTGGCAGCTCTCGGAGAAGGCGCGTCCCGATGGGGTGAGCACGTGGATCCGCTCGGCCCCGCGCTTCGAGCTCGACCTCTGGATGCCCGAGCACCTCATCAACGACGTGGTCGTCCGCACGCCCGAGCAGGTGCGCTCGGACGCGGCGGTGCTCATCGAGCTGATCCGCACCACGAGCGACGCGCCCATCCTCTTCCCGCCGCCCTACGAGCGGACGACGCTGCCGATCCGCGGCACGACCTGGGCGGACTACATCGGCGCGCTGCGGGACGCGGCATCGGCGGATCCCCTCGCCGACGTCTTCGAGATCGGCGCGTACATCCCGCGCATGGTCGGCGAGGGCGCGTCCGACCCGTACGGCTGGATGGGCCCGGACAACCACCCGAACGACCGCGGGTACGCCCGGTTCGCCGAGGTGCTCGCCGCGAAGCTCCAGGCCACCCCGGCCTGA
- a CDS encoding glycogen debranching protein, whose product MPRPGPPVPLGLTLHDQGGTLRVVSHGASAVELTVSAVDDPRRVVEVVAMERGDEGVWTGSSARLVPGTAYSVRVDGDPAPGDSFDPTRHLLDPYARGLVQVGPAAWRSVVTSEVPAEERAARRAARPVVPRDRQVLYELHVRGFTKLDERLPEELRGTYAGLGHATTVERLVDLGITTVELLPVHASTSEERLRAQGRINHWGYNTLAYLAPHAPYATRAARDAGADAVAAEFRGMVDALHAAGIQVVLDVVYNHTAEEGADGPVTSLRGIDGSRYYRHTPDGTPIDVTGCGNTVDLSRPDAQRLVLDSLEHWSDVMGVDGFRFDLAVTLGRDERVDFDPAHPLLRAIVEDEALEGLLMIAEPWDVGMGGWRTGGFGSGWSEWNDGYRDVVRDFWLADVAETRRSGRAPNGVGALASCLAGSSGTFAADRGPLASVSFVTAHDGFTLADLTSYDRKHNSGNGESNRDGTDANRSWNHGVEGPTRDAAILAARRRTSRNLLGTLLVSAGIPMVTMGDDRGRTQRGNNNGYCLDNAATWMRWDEDAWRMDLHATTRHLLRIRRENPALRPVRYAEPDAHVPSASVLAWRDADGAPMTEAAWESTGTRTLQWITTSTPETEDPNTVLVVVHGQESRAEVTLPEHDGVVRWRLLWSSEWERPEVVATDDAPGDRVEVDGPALRIYRAR is encoded by the coding sequence ATGCCGCGCCCCGGACCGCCCGTGCCCCTGGGGCTGACGCTCCATGACCAGGGCGGAACGCTGCGCGTCGTGAGCCACGGCGCGTCCGCCGTGGAGCTCACCGTCTCGGCCGTCGACGACCCGCGCCGCGTGGTGGAGGTCGTGGCGATGGAGCGGGGCGACGAGGGCGTCTGGACGGGATCCAGCGCCCGGCTCGTCCCCGGCACCGCATACTCGGTGCGCGTCGACGGCGACCCCGCGCCCGGCGACTCCTTCGACCCGACGCGGCACCTGCTGGATCCCTACGCGCGCGGCCTCGTGCAGGTCGGTCCCGCCGCGTGGCGCTCGGTGGTCACGAGCGAGGTGCCCGCCGAGGAGCGCGCCGCCCGCCGTGCCGCGCGACCGGTCGTGCCGCGCGACCGCCAGGTGCTCTACGAGCTGCACGTGCGCGGCTTCACCAAGCTCGACGAGCGGCTGCCCGAGGAGCTGCGCGGCACGTACGCGGGGCTGGGGCACGCGACCACGGTGGAGCGCCTTGTCGACCTGGGGATCACGACGGTCGAGCTCCTGCCCGTGCACGCGTCCACGAGCGAGGAGCGGCTGCGCGCGCAGGGACGCATCAACCACTGGGGCTACAACACGCTCGCCTACCTCGCCCCGCACGCGCCCTACGCCACCCGCGCCGCGCGCGACGCCGGGGCCGACGCGGTCGCCGCCGAGTTCCGCGGCATGGTCGACGCGCTGCACGCCGCCGGGATCCAGGTCGTGCTCGACGTGGTCTACAACCACACCGCCGAGGAGGGAGCCGACGGCCCGGTCACGAGCCTCCGCGGCATCGACGGCTCGCGGTACTACCGGCACACGCCGGATGGGACGCCCATCGACGTGACGGGCTGCGGCAACACGGTCGACCTGTCCCGGCCCGACGCGCAGCGCCTCGTGCTCGACTCGCTCGAGCACTGGTCCGACGTCATGGGCGTCGACGGCTTCCGCTTCGACCTCGCCGTGACCCTCGGGCGCGACGAGCGCGTCGACTTCGACCCCGCGCACCCGCTGCTGCGCGCCATCGTCGAGGACGAGGCGCTCGAGGGGCTCCTCATGATCGCCGAGCCGTGGGACGTGGGCATGGGCGGCTGGCGCACGGGCGGGTTCGGATCCGGCTGGAGCGAGTGGAACGACGGCTACCGCGACGTCGTGCGCGACTTCTGGCTCGCCGACGTCGCCGAGACCCGCCGCAGCGGCCGCGCCCCGAACGGCGTGGGGGCGCTCGCCTCCTGCCTCGCGGGATCCTCCGGCACGTTCGCCGCCGATCGCGGCCCGCTCGCCTCCGTCTCCTTCGTCACCGCGCACGACGGCTTCACGCTCGCGGACCTCACCTCGTACGACCGCAAGCACAACAGCGGCAACGGCGAGTCCAACCGCGACGGCACGGACGCGAACCGCTCCTGGAACCACGGAGTGGAGGGCCCGACGCGCGACGCCGCCATCCTCGCGGCCCGACGCCGCACCTCGCGCAACCTGCTCGGCACCCTGCTCGTCTCCGCGGGCATCCCCATGGTCACGATGGGCGACGATCGCGGCCGCACGCAGCGTGGCAACAACAACGGCTACTGCCTCGACAACGCGGCCACGTGGATGCGCTGGGACGAGGACGCGTGGCGGATGGACCTGCACGCGACCACGCGCCACCTCCTCCGCATCCGGCGGGAGAACCCGGCGCTCCGGCCCGTCCGCTACGCGGAGCCCGACGCGCACGTGCCGAGCGCCTCGGTCCTCGCCTGGCGCGACGCGGACGGCGCGCCCATGACCGAGGCGGCCTGGGAGTCGACGGGCACCCGCACCCTGCAGTGGATCACCACATCCACCCCCGAGACGGAGGACCCGAACACGGTGCTCGTCGTGGTCCACGGCCAGGAGTCCCGCGCGGAGGTCACGCTGCCGGAGCACGACGGGGTGGTGCGCTGGCGCCTCCTGTGGTCGAGCGAGTGGGAGCGGCCCGAGGTCGTGGCGACGGACGACGCGCCCGGCGACCGGGTCGAGGTCGACGGACCGGCGCTGCGGATCTACCGCGCCCGCTGA
- a CDS encoding cysteine desulfurase family protein, translating to MTVYLDHAATTPMRPEAIAALAGALTLVGNPSSIHSHGQEARRVLEEAREAIARALDADPVEVVLTSGGTESVNLGIKGLHGARVAADPRRTRILVPDGEHHATVDTVEWLERRGAVVERLPIDELGRIRVDRVAAALAADPGSVSLLTFLAASNEVGTIQPVEELAALARAHGVPVHVDAVAALGHMPVPSRRWRDAGVHAVSVSAHKVGGPVGSGALVLARQAAVDPQIHGGGQQRQVRSGTQDAASAVAFAAAVTLAVAELDAEAVRVARLRDRLVESVLRDVPGAVLRGDPDPAGRLPGNAHLTFAGCQGDSLLLLLDMAGVSVSTGSACQAGVPEVSHVLLGMGIPDGEARGALRFTLGRTTTDADVDALLAALPDAVARASRAGLAGRAARRLAE from the coding sequence ATGACGGTCTACCTCGACCACGCCGCGACGACCCCCATGCGGCCGGAGGCGATCGCGGCGCTCGCCGGGGCGCTGACCCTGGTGGGCAACCCGTCCTCCATCCACTCGCACGGCCAGGAGGCCAGGCGCGTGCTCGAGGAGGCGCGAGAGGCCATCGCCCGCGCGCTCGACGCGGACCCGGTCGAGGTCGTCCTCACCTCCGGCGGCACGGAGTCGGTGAACCTCGGGATCAAGGGGCTGCACGGCGCGCGCGTCGCGGCCGACCCCCGGCGCACGCGGATCCTCGTGCCCGACGGCGAGCACCACGCCACGGTCGACACGGTCGAGTGGCTCGAGCGGCGCGGCGCCGTCGTGGAGCGGCTGCCGATCGACGAGCTCGGGCGCATCCGGGTCGACCGGGTCGCCGCCGCGCTCGCCGCGGATCCCGGATCCGTCTCCCTCCTCACCTTCCTCGCCGCGAGCAACGAGGTCGGCACGATCCAGCCCGTCGAGGAGCTCGCCGCCCTCGCCCGGGCGCACGGCGTGCCCGTGCACGTCGACGCGGTCGCGGCGCTGGGCCACATGCCCGTCCCGTCCCGGCGCTGGCGCGACGCGGGCGTCCATGCCGTCAGCGTGTCGGCGCACAAGGTCGGCGGGCCCGTCGGAAGCGGCGCGCTCGTGCTCGCGCGGCAGGCCGCCGTGGATCCGCAGATCCACGGCGGCGGCCAGCAGCGGCAGGTGCGCTCCGGCACGCAGGACGCCGCGTCCGCGGTCGCCTTCGCGGCGGCCGTCACCCTCGCCGTCGCGGAGCTCGACGCCGAGGCGGTGCGCGTGGCACGGCTCCGCGACCGCCTGGTCGAGTCCGTGCTCCGCGACGTGCCCGGAGCCGTGCTCCGCGGCGACCCGGATCCCGCCGGCCGCCTCCCCGGCAACGCGCACCTCACCTTCGCGGGCTGCCAGGGCGACTCGCTCCTGCTCCTGCTCGACATGGCCGGCGTCTCTGTGTCGACGGGATCCGCGTGCCAGGCCGGCGTCCCCGAGGTGTCGCACGTGCTGCTCGGCATGGGGATCCCGGATGGCGAGGCCCGCGGCGCGCTCCGCTTCACGCTCGGCCGCACGACGACGGACGCCGACGTCGACGCGCTCCTGGCGGCGCTGCCCGACGCCGTCGCGCGCGCCTCCCGGGCGGGCCTCGCGGGTCGCGCGGCGCGTAGGCTCGCGGAGTGA
- the mnmA gene encoding tRNA 2-thiouridine(34) synthase MnmA: MKILAAMSGGVDSAVAAARAVEAGHDVTGVHLALSRMPGTLRTGSRGCCTIEDSMDARRAADLLGIPFYVWDFSERFAADVVDDFVAEYQAGRTPNPCMRCNERIKFAAVLEKALDLGFDAVCTGHYADVIEGPDGQPELHRAAAWAKDQSYVLGVLTAEQIAHSYFPLGSTPSKAEVRAEAQARGIQVAQKPDSHDICFIPDGDTRGWLADRVGAEPGEILDGEGNAIGTHQGAAAFTVGQRKGLAIGTPAPDGRPRFVLEIRPKDNTVVVGPQEALAIREIAGSSYTWAGTPPTRPDQPFDCDVQIRAHADPVPARAAVSVVDGSMQLVITPRDPLHGVAPGQTAVVYAGTRVLGQVTIDRTVSAVDDARPPMRDAALVGAAAGE, translated from the coding sequence GTGAAGATCCTCGCAGCGATGAGTGGCGGAGTCGACTCCGCCGTGGCCGCCGCCCGGGCCGTCGAGGCCGGGCACGACGTGACGGGCGTGCACCTCGCCCTCAGCCGCATGCCGGGCACGCTGCGCACCGGATCCCGCGGCTGCTGCACCATCGAGGACTCGATGGACGCGCGCCGCGCCGCCGACCTGCTGGGCATCCCGTTCTACGTGTGGGACTTCTCCGAGCGCTTCGCGGCCGACGTGGTCGACGACTTCGTGGCCGAGTACCAGGCGGGCCGCACCCCGAACCCCTGCATGCGCTGCAACGAGCGGATCAAGTTCGCCGCTGTCCTGGAGAAGGCGCTCGACCTCGGCTTCGACGCCGTCTGCACCGGGCACTACGCGGACGTGATCGAGGGACCCGACGGGCAGCCCGAGCTGCACCGCGCGGCCGCCTGGGCCAAGGACCAGTCGTACGTGCTGGGCGTGCTCACGGCCGAGCAGATCGCGCACTCCTACTTCCCGCTCGGATCCACGCCCTCCAAGGCCGAGGTGCGCGCCGAGGCCCAGGCCCGTGGGATCCAGGTGGCGCAGAAGCCCGACAGCCACGACATCTGCTTCATCCCCGACGGCGACACGCGCGGCTGGCTCGCCGACCGCGTCGGCGCGGAGCCGGGAGAGATCCTCGACGGCGAGGGGAACGCGATCGGCACGCACCAGGGCGCGGCGGCCTTCACGGTCGGGCAGCGCAAGGGCCTCGCGATCGGCACGCCGGCTCCCGACGGGCGCCCGCGCTTCGTCCTGGAGATCCGGCCCAAGGACAACACGGTCGTGGTCGGCCCGCAGGAGGCGCTCGCCATCCGCGAGATCGCCGGATCCTCCTACACCTGGGCGGGTACCCCTCCGACGCGGCCGGACCAGCCGTTCGACTGCGACGTGCAGATCCGTGCGCACGCGGACCCCGTGCCCGCGCGGGCGGCGGTGTCGGTGGTCGATGGCAGCATGCAGCTCGTGATCACCCCCAGAGACCCCCTGCACGGCGTCGCCCCCGGGCAGACCGCCGTCGTCTACGCCGGCACGCGCGTGCTCGGCCAGGTCACCATCGACCGCACCGTGAGCGCCGTGGACGACGCCCGGCCGCCGATGCGCGACGCCGCCCTCGTCGGCGCAGCCGCGGGGGAGTGA
- the ligA gene encoding NAD-dependent DNA ligase LigA yields MSDTATDSPAADDAVPATTPADLEAASARVDALRTEIERHRDEYYGADASTLSDAEYDALVHELEALEEAHPTLRSQDSPTQTVGGRAETTLFAPVTHAERMLSLDNVFSEEELAEWAAKVERDAGSGRVRYLSELKIDGLAINLRYEHGVLVTAATRGDGVVGEDVTQNVLTMGTVPERLTGSGHPPLVEVRGEIFFPVAEFDELNARQLEVGERVFANPRNAAAGSLRQKEEGKSPARLELMRARIRRLRMLVHGIGAWPVRELASDAHVSAQSEVYGLLAGWGLPISTHFRVFDDISEVTEFVRRHGAHRAEVEHQIDGIVVKVDDLGLHEELGATSRAPRWATAYKYPPEEVNTTLLDIVVSVGRTGRATPFAVMEKVEVAGSEVRQATLHNQQVVKAKGVLIGDTVVLRKAGDVIPEVLGPVVELRDGTEREFVMPTLCPECQTPLRPAKEGDIDLRCPNARSCPAQVRGRVEHVASRGALDIEGLGEVAAAALTQPLEPEDPPLETEAGLFELTMADLVPITVVVRDAETGMVKVDEKTGEAKRVTPFRRKRAPKRDGAFDPAAPWGDEDSVPSKSAEVLLENLDKAKTQDLWRILVALSIRHVGPVAARALAGWFGSLDAIRSASREELAAVDGVGGIIADALLDWFEVDWHREIVERWEKAGVVTAVPGHPGPGAAAAAGGVLAGLTVVATGSLEGYTREGALEAIMAAGGKAGSSVSKKTHYVAAGPGAGSKLGKAEALGVRIIDAAEFRLLVEQGPDAIALPDADPAADADPAADADPAADAAGAPAVGEAGEDASAELKPKRARKRKAPAAADVASAADVDADAAAVPEPGEPGPGGAAETP; encoded by the coding sequence ATGAGCGACACCGCCACCGACTCGCCCGCCGCGGACGACGCCGTCCCCGCGACCACGCCCGCCGACCTCGAGGCGGCCTCCGCCCGGGTGGACGCGCTCCGCACCGAGATCGAGCGCCACCGCGACGAGTACTACGGGGCGGACGCGAGCACGCTCAGCGACGCCGAGTACGACGCGCTCGTGCACGAGCTCGAGGCGCTCGAGGAAGCGCACCCGACGCTCCGCAGCCAGGACAGCCCCACGCAGACCGTCGGCGGCCGGGCGGAGACCACGCTCTTCGCGCCCGTGACGCACGCCGAGCGCATGCTCAGCCTCGACAACGTCTTCAGCGAGGAGGAGCTCGCCGAGTGGGCCGCCAAGGTCGAGCGGGATGCCGGCAGCGGACGGGTCCGGTACCTCAGCGAGCTCAAGATCGACGGGCTCGCCATCAACCTCCGCTACGAGCACGGCGTCCTCGTCACGGCGGCCACGCGCGGCGACGGCGTCGTCGGGGAGGACGTCACGCAGAACGTCCTCACCATGGGCACGGTGCCGGAGCGGCTGACGGGATCCGGGCACCCGCCGCTCGTCGAGGTGCGCGGCGAGATCTTCTTCCCCGTCGCGGAGTTCGACGAGCTGAATGCCCGGCAGCTGGAGGTGGGGGAGCGCGTCTTCGCGAACCCGCGGAACGCCGCCGCGGGATCCCTGCGCCAGAAGGAGGAGGGCAAGAGCCCGGCGCGCCTCGAGCTCATGCGCGCGCGAATACGCCGCCTCCGCATGCTCGTGCACGGCATCGGCGCATGGCCCGTCCGCGAGCTGGCGAGCGACGCCCATGTGTCCGCGCAGTCCGAGGTGTACGGGCTGCTGGCCGGCTGGGGCCTCCCCATCTCCACGCACTTCCGCGTGTTCGACGACATCTCCGAGGTCACGGAGTTCGTGCGGCGGCACGGCGCGCACCGCGCCGAGGTCGAGCACCAGATCGACGGCATCGTCGTCAAGGTCGACGACCTGGGGCTCCACGAGGAGCTCGGCGCCACGAGCCGCGCCCCGCGGTGGGCGACCGCGTACAAGTACCCGCCCGAGGAGGTCAACACGACGCTCCTCGACATCGTCGTGAGCGTCGGCCGCACGGGTCGCGCCACGCCGTTCGCCGTCATGGAGAAGGTCGAGGTCGCCGGATCCGAGGTGCGCCAGGCCACGCTGCACAACCAGCAGGTCGTGAAGGCCAAGGGCGTGCTCATCGGCGACACGGTGGTGCTGCGCAAGGCCGGCGACGTCATCCCCGAGGTGCTCGGCCCGGTCGTCGAGCTGCGCGACGGCACGGAGCGCGAGTTCGTCATGCCCACGCTCTGCCCCGAGTGCCAGACGCCGCTGCGCCCCGCCAAGGAGGGCGACATCGACCTCCGCTGCCCGAACGCGCGCAGCTGCCCGGCGCAGGTGCGCGGCCGCGTCGAGCACGTGGCGTCGCGCGGCGCGCTCGACATCGAGGGCCTGGGCGAGGTCGCGGCGGCCGCGCTCACCCAGCCGCTCGAGCCGGAGGATCCGCCGCTCGAGACCGAGGCCGGCCTGTTCGAGCTCACGATGGCCGACCTCGTGCCCATCACCGTGGTCGTCCGCGACGCCGAGACCGGGATGGTGAAGGTCGACGAGAAGACGGGCGAGGCCAAGCGCGTCACGCCGTTCCGCCGCAAGCGCGCCCCGAAGCGGGACGGCGCCTTCGATCCGGCCGCGCCGTGGGGCGACGAGGACAGCGTGCCGTCGAAGTCCGCCGAGGTGCTGCTCGAGAACCTCGACAAGGCGAAGACCCAAGACCTGTGGCGCATCCTCGTGGCACTCAGCATCCGCCACGTCGGCCCGGTCGCGGCGCGCGCGCTGGCGGGTTGGTTCGGCTCGCTCGACGCCATCCGCTCCGCGAGCCGCGAGGAGCTCGCCGCGGTCGACGGCGTAGGCGGCATCATCGCCGACGCGCTGCTCGACTGGTTCGAGGTCGACTGGCACCGCGAGATCGTCGAGCGCTGGGAGAAGGCGGGCGTCGTCACGGCGGTCCCCGGCCACCCGGGCCCCGGCGCGGCGGCCGCGGCGGGCGGCGTGCTCGCCGGCCTCACGGTCGTGGCCACCGGGTCGCTCGAGGGCTACACGCGCGAGGGCGCGCTCGAGGCGATCATGGCGGCGGGTGGCAAGGCCGGATCCAGCGTCAGCAAGAAGACCCACTACGTCGCGGCCGGACCGGGCGCGGGATCCAAGCTCGGGAAGGCGGAGGCGCTGGGCGTGCGCATCATCGACGCGGCCGAGTTCCGCCTGCTCGTGGAGCAGGGGCCCGACGCCATCGCGCTGCCGGACGCAGATCCCGCGGCCGACGCGGATCCGGCGGCCGACGCGGATCCCGCGGCCGACGCGGCGGGGGCCCCGGCGGTCGGCGAGGCGGGCGAGGACGCGAGCGCGGAGCTGAAGCCGAAGCGCGCCCGGAAGAGGAAGGCGCCGGCCGCCGCGGATGTCGCGTCTGCCGCGGACGTCGACGCGGACGCCGCAGCCGTCCCCGAGCCGGGGGAGCCCGGGCCGGGCGGCGCCGCAGAGACCCCCTGA